A genomic stretch from Prionailurus bengalensis isolate Pbe53 chromosome E2, Fcat_Pben_1.1_paternal_pri, whole genome shotgun sequence includes:
- the LRP3 gene encoding low-density lipoprotein receptor-related protein 3 isoform X1: MEKRATAGPEGAPGARAQLAVVCLVNIVLTGRLSSAVPALAACSGKLEQHTERRGVIYSPAWPLNYPPGTNCSWYIQGDRGDMITISFRNFDVEESHQCSLDWLMLGPAAPPRQEAFRLCGSAIPPAFISARDHVWIFFHSDASSSGQAQGFRLSYIRGKLGQASCQADEFRCDNGKCLPGPWQCNTVDECGDGSDEGNCSAPASEPPGSLCPGGTFPCSGARSTRCLPAERRCDGTQDCGDGSDEAGCPDLACGRRLGSFYGSFASPDLFGAARGPSDLHCTWLVDTQDPRRVLLQLELRLGYDDYVQVYEGLGERGDRLLQTLSYRSNHRPVSLEAAQGRLTVAYHARARSAGHGFNATYQVKGYCLPWEQPCGSSSEGAAGDAGEQGCFSEPQRCDGWWHCASGRDEQGCPACPPDQYPCEGGSGLCYAPADRCNNQKSCPDGADEKNCFSCQPGTFHCGTNLCIFETWRCDGQEDCQDGSDEHGCLAAVPRKVITAALIGSLVCGLLLVIALGCAFKLYSLRTQEYRAFETQMTRLEAEFVRREAPPSYGQLIAQGLIPPVEDFPVYSASQASVLQNLRTAMRRQMRRHASRRGPSRRRLGRLWNRLFHRPRAPRGQIPLLTAARTSQTVLGDGLLQPAPGTTPDPPAPLTDTGSPVVAGDGPPSVPGHASEAGSAVPPPSGLRDPECRLGDKDRKACRDSLVDSLAPAEAPREPCSAQDPHPLAPTASSTLGPHPPEPLGVCRSPPPPCSPTLEASDDEALLVC, translated from the exons ATGGAGAAGCGGGCGACCGCGGGGCCGGAGGGGGCGCCGGGCGCCCGGGCACAGCTCGCCGTCGTCTGCCTGG TGAACATCGTCCTCACTGGGCGGCTCAGCAGCGCAGTCCCTGCCTTAG CTGCCTGCAGCGGAAAGCTGGAACAGCACACGGAACGGCGGGGTGTCATCTacagcccagcctggcccctcAACTACCCGCCGGGCACCAACTGCAGCTGGTACATCCAGGGTGACCGTGGGGATATGATCACCATCAG TTTCCGCAACTTTGACGTGGAGGAGTCCCACCAGTGCTCCCTGGACTGGCTCATGCTGGGCCCAGCAGCCCCGCCCCGCCAGGAGGCCTTCCGGCTCTGTGGCTCTGCCATCCCGCCTGCCTTCATCTCTGCCCGGGACCACGTCTGGATCTTCTTCCACTCTGACGCCTCCAGCTCCGGCCAAGCCCAGGGCTTCCGTCTCTCGTACATCCGAG GGAAGCTGGGCCAGGCGTCCTGCCAGGCAGACGAGTTCCGCTGTGATAACGGCAAGTGCCTGCCCGGGCCGTGGCAATGCAACACTGTGGACGAGTGTGGCGACGGCTCTGACGAGGGCAACTGCTCGGCGCCTGCCTCTGAGCCACCCGGCAGCCTGTGCCCGGGGGGCACCTTCCCCTGCAGCGGGGCGCGCTCCACGCGCTGCCTGCCCGCCGAGCGGCGCTGCGATGGCACCCAGGACTGCGGCGACGGCTCCGACGAGGCCGGCTGCCCCGACCTGGCGTGTGGCCGGCGGCTGGGCAGCTTCTACGGCTCCTTCGCCTCCCCGGACCTGTTTGGCGCAGCCCGTGGGCCCTCGGACCTTCACTGCACGTGGCTGGTGGACACGCAGGACCCGCGGCGCGTGCTGCTGCAGCTGGAGCTGCGGCTGGGCTACGACGACTACGTGCAGGTGTACGAGGGCCTGGGCGAGCGCGGGGACCGCCTGCTGCAGACGCTGTCCTACCGCAGCAACCACCGGCCCGTGAGCCTGGAGGCCGCCCAGGGCCGCCTCACCGTGGCCTACCACGCCCGCGCCCGCAGCGCTGGCCACGGCTTCAACGCCACCTATCAGGTGAAGGGCTACTGCCTCCCATGGGAGCAGCCGTGTGGGAGCAGCAGCGAGGGGGCCGCGGGGGACGCGGGCGAGCAGGGCTGCTTCTCGGAGCCGCAGCGCTGCGACGGCTGGTGGCACTGTGCCAGCGGCCGCGACGAGCAGGGCTGCCCCGCCTGCCCGCCCGACCAGTACCCCTGCGAGGGCGGCAGCGGCCTGTGCTACGCGCCCGCCGACCGCTGCAACAACCAGAAGAGCTGCCCCGACGGCGCCGACGAGAAGAACTGCTTCTCCTGCCAGCCCGGCACCTTCCACTGCGGCACCAACCTGTGCATCTTCGAGACGTGGCGCTGTGACGGCCAGGAGGACTGCCAGGACGGCAGCGACGAGCACGGCTGTCTGGCGGCGGTGCCGCGGAAGGTCATCACCGCCGCCCTCATCGGCAGCCTGGTGTGCGGCCTGCTGCTGGTCATCGCCCTGGGCTGCGCCTTCAAGCTCTACTCGCTGCGCACGCAGGAGTACAG GGCCTTCGAGACCCAGATGACGCGCCTGGAGGCTGAGTTTGTGCGGCGGGAGGCACCCCCGTCCTATGGGCAGCTCATCGCGCAGGGCCTCATTCCGCCCGTGGAGGACTTTCCCGTCTACAGTGCGTCCCAG GCCTCGGTGCTACAGAACCTTCGCACAGCCATGCGGAGACAGATGCGCAGGCACGCCTCCCGCCGAGGGCCCTCCCGCCGCCGCCTCGGCCGCCTCTGGAACCGGCTCTTTCACCGGCCGCGGGCACCGCGGGGACAGATCCCACTGCTGACCGCTGCGCGCACCTCACAGACGGTGCTGGGGGACGGGCTCCTCCAGCCTGCACCGGGGACCACCCCAGATCCCCCAGCACCCCTCACGGACACAGGCAGTCCTGTAGTGGCTGGGGATGGGCCCCCCAGTGTCCCAGGCCATGCATCAGAGGCGGGATCTGCTGTGCCGCCCCCCTCGGGCCTGCGGGACCCAGAGTGCAGGCTGGGGGACAAGGACAGAAAGGCCTGCAGGGACTCTTTGGTGGACAGCCTGGCCCCTGCCGAAGCGCCTCGGGAGCCCTGCTCGGCCCAGGACCCTCACCCCCTGGCTCCCACTGCCAGTAGCACCCTGGGCCCCCACCCACCAGAGCCATTGGGTGTCTGCAGGAGTCCCCCACCACCCTGCTCCCCAACGTTGGAGGCCAGTGACGATGAGGCCCTGCTGGTCTGCTGA
- the SLC7A10 gene encoding asc-type amino acid transporter 1, with protein MRPPVGAVRAAKAASARTDGRTDGLAAGRTHWAARGAGTRRDSDMAGHTQQPSGRGNPGPAPSPSPGPGPGPGASERVALKKEIGLVSACTIIIGNIIGSGIFISPKGVLEHSGSVGLALFVWVLGGGVTALGSLCYAELGVAIPKSGGDYAYVTEIFGGLAGFLLLWSAVLIMYPTSLAVISMTFSNYVLQPVFPNCIPPAAASRALSMACLMLLTWVNSSSVRWATRIQDIFTGGKLLALSLIIGVGFVQIFQGHFEELTPSNAFDFWMTPSVGHLALAFLQGSFAFSGWNFLNYVTEELVDPRKNLPRAIVISIPLVTFVYTFTNVAYFTAMSPQELLASNAVAVTFGEKLLGYFSWVMPVSVALSTFGGINGYLFTSSRLCFSGAREGHLPSLLAMIHVRHCTPIPALLVCCGATAVIMLVGDTYTLINYVSFINYLCYGVTILGLLVLRWRRPALHRPIKVNLLVPIAYLVFWAFLLVFSFISEPMVCGVGVIIILTGVPVFFLGVFWRSKPKCVHRLTESMTRWGQELCFVVYPQGAPEEEENGPCQPSPLPTRDKPLKTQ; from the exons ATGCGCCCGCCTGTGGGCGCTGTCCGGGCTGCGAAGGCCGCGAGCGCACGGACAGACGGACGGACCGACGGACTGGCGGCCGGTCGGACACACTGGGCAGCGCGGGGAGCGGGGACGCGGCGGGACAGCGACATGGCCGGCCACACGCAGCAGCCGAGCGGGCGCGGGAACCCCGGCCCTGCACCCTCGCCCTCCCCCGGCCCGGGCCCGGGCCCCGGCGCCTCGGAGCGGGTGGCGCTCAAGAAGGAGATCGGGCTGGTGAGCGCCTGCACCATCATCATCG GGAACATCATCGGCTCGGGCATTTTCATCTCCCCCAAGGGGGTCCTGGAGCACTCGGGCTCTGTGGGTCTGGCCCTCTTCGTCTGGGTCCTGGGTGGAGGCGTCACTGCCCTGGGTTCCCTCTGTTACGCGGAGCTGGGAGTCGCCATCCCCAAGTCTGGCGGGGACTATGCCTATGTCACCGAGATCTTCGGGGGCCTGGCTGG CTTCCTGCTGCTCTGGAGTGCGGTCCTCATCATGTACCCAACCAGCCTGGCTGTCATCTCCATGACCTTCTCTAACTACGTGCTGCAGCCCGTGTTCCCCAACTGCATCCCCCCAGCTGCTGCCTCCCGCGCACTCTCTATGGCCTGCCTGA tgCTCCTGACATGGGTGAACAGCTCCAGCGTGCGCTGGGCCACACGCATCCAGGACATCTTCACCGGTGGGAAGCTGCTGGCCCTGTCCCTCATCATTGGCGTGGGCTTCGTCCAGATCTTCCAAG GACACTTTGAGGAGCTGACACCCAGCAATGCCTTTGACTTCTGGATGACACCCTCCGTGGGTCACCTGGCCCTGGCCTTCCTCCAGGGCTCCTTTGCCTTCAGTGGCTGGAACTTCCTCAACTACGTCACTGAGGAGCTGGTTGACCCTCGAAA GAACCTACCTCGTGCCATTGTCATCTCCATCCCGCTGGTGACCTTTGTGTACACCTTCACCAATGTTGCCTACTTCACCGCCATGTCCCCCCAGGAGCTGCTGGCCTCGAACGCAGTGGCCGTG accttcggggagaagCTGCTGGGCTACTTTTCTTGGGTCATGCCCGTCTCCGTGGCACTTTCTACTTTCGGAGGGATCAATGGCTACCTGTTCACCTCCTCCAG ACTGTGCTTCTCTGGGGCCCGAGAGGGACACCTGCCCAGCCTGCTGGCTATGATCCATGTCAGACACTGCACACCCATCCCTGCCCTCCTTGTCTGT TGCGGGGCCACAGCGGTCATCATGCTTGTGGGAGACACGTACACGCTCATCAACTACGTGTCCTTCATCAACTACCTCTGCTACGGTGTCACCATCCTGGGCCTTCTCGTTTTGCGCTGGAGGCGGCCAGCGCTCCACAGGCCCATCAAG GTGAACCTCCTGGTCCCCATCGCATACTTGGTTTTCTGGGCATTCCTGCTGGTCTTCAGCTTCATCTCGGAGCCCATGGTGTGTGGAGTCGGCGTCATCATCATCCTCACGGGGGTGCCTGTTTTCTTCCTGGGAGTGTTCTGGAGAAGCAAACCAAAGTGTGTGCACAGACTCACAG AATCCATGACACGCTGGGGCCAGGAGCTGTGCTTTGTGGTCTACCCCCAGGGAGCCcctgaggaagaggaaaatggCCCGTGCcagccctccccactgcccaccaGGGACAAGCCCTTGAAAACGCAATGA
- the LRP3 gene encoding low-density lipoprotein receptor-related protein 3 isoform X2: MEKRATAGPEGAPGARAQLAVVCLVNIVLTGRLSSAVPALAACSGKLEQHTERRGVIYSPAWPLNYPPGTNCSWYIQGDRGDMITISFRNFDVEESHQCSLDWLMLGPAAPPRQEAFRLCGSAIPPAFISARDHVWIFFHSDASSSGQAQGFRLSYIRGKLGQASCQADEFRCDNGKCLPGPWQCNTVDECGDGSDEGNCSAPASEPPGSLCPGGTFPCSGARSTRCLPAERRCDGTQDCGDGSDEAGCPDLACGRRLGSFYGSFASPDLFGAARGPSDLHCTWLVDTQDPRRVLLQLELRLGYDDYVQVYEGLGERGDRLLQTLSYRSNHRPVSLEAAQGRLTVAYHARARSAGHGFNATYQVKGYCLPWEQPCGSSSEGAAGDAGEQGCFSEPQRCDGWWHCASGRDEQGCPACPPDQYPCEGGSGLCYAPADRCNNQKSCPDGADEKNCFSCQPGTFHCGTNLCIFETWRCDGQEDCQDGSDEHGCLAAVPRKVITAALIGSLVCGLLLVIALGCAFKLYSLRTQEYRAFETQMTRLEAEFVRREAPPSYGQLIAQGLIPPVEDFPVYSASQPPPHPPGLGATEPSHSHAETDAQARLPPRALPPPPRPPLEPALSPAAGTAGTDPTADRCAHLTDGAGGRAPPACTGDHPRSPSTPHGHRQSCSGWGWAPQCPRPCIRGGICCAAPLGPAGPRVQAGGQGQKGLQGLFGGQPGPCRSASGALLGPGPSPPGSHCQ, encoded by the exons ATGGAGAAGCGGGCGACCGCGGGGCCGGAGGGGGCGCCGGGCGCCCGGGCACAGCTCGCCGTCGTCTGCCTGG TGAACATCGTCCTCACTGGGCGGCTCAGCAGCGCAGTCCCTGCCTTAG CTGCCTGCAGCGGAAAGCTGGAACAGCACACGGAACGGCGGGGTGTCATCTacagcccagcctggcccctcAACTACCCGCCGGGCACCAACTGCAGCTGGTACATCCAGGGTGACCGTGGGGATATGATCACCATCAG TTTCCGCAACTTTGACGTGGAGGAGTCCCACCAGTGCTCCCTGGACTGGCTCATGCTGGGCCCAGCAGCCCCGCCCCGCCAGGAGGCCTTCCGGCTCTGTGGCTCTGCCATCCCGCCTGCCTTCATCTCTGCCCGGGACCACGTCTGGATCTTCTTCCACTCTGACGCCTCCAGCTCCGGCCAAGCCCAGGGCTTCCGTCTCTCGTACATCCGAG GGAAGCTGGGCCAGGCGTCCTGCCAGGCAGACGAGTTCCGCTGTGATAACGGCAAGTGCCTGCCCGGGCCGTGGCAATGCAACACTGTGGACGAGTGTGGCGACGGCTCTGACGAGGGCAACTGCTCGGCGCCTGCCTCTGAGCCACCCGGCAGCCTGTGCCCGGGGGGCACCTTCCCCTGCAGCGGGGCGCGCTCCACGCGCTGCCTGCCCGCCGAGCGGCGCTGCGATGGCACCCAGGACTGCGGCGACGGCTCCGACGAGGCCGGCTGCCCCGACCTGGCGTGTGGCCGGCGGCTGGGCAGCTTCTACGGCTCCTTCGCCTCCCCGGACCTGTTTGGCGCAGCCCGTGGGCCCTCGGACCTTCACTGCACGTGGCTGGTGGACACGCAGGACCCGCGGCGCGTGCTGCTGCAGCTGGAGCTGCGGCTGGGCTACGACGACTACGTGCAGGTGTACGAGGGCCTGGGCGAGCGCGGGGACCGCCTGCTGCAGACGCTGTCCTACCGCAGCAACCACCGGCCCGTGAGCCTGGAGGCCGCCCAGGGCCGCCTCACCGTGGCCTACCACGCCCGCGCCCGCAGCGCTGGCCACGGCTTCAACGCCACCTATCAGGTGAAGGGCTACTGCCTCCCATGGGAGCAGCCGTGTGGGAGCAGCAGCGAGGGGGCCGCGGGGGACGCGGGCGAGCAGGGCTGCTTCTCGGAGCCGCAGCGCTGCGACGGCTGGTGGCACTGTGCCAGCGGCCGCGACGAGCAGGGCTGCCCCGCCTGCCCGCCCGACCAGTACCCCTGCGAGGGCGGCAGCGGCCTGTGCTACGCGCCCGCCGACCGCTGCAACAACCAGAAGAGCTGCCCCGACGGCGCCGACGAGAAGAACTGCTTCTCCTGCCAGCCCGGCACCTTCCACTGCGGCACCAACCTGTGCATCTTCGAGACGTGGCGCTGTGACGGCCAGGAGGACTGCCAGGACGGCAGCGACGAGCACGGCTGTCTGGCGGCGGTGCCGCGGAAGGTCATCACCGCCGCCCTCATCGGCAGCCTGGTGTGCGGCCTGCTGCTGGTCATCGCCCTGGGCTGCGCCTTCAAGCTCTACTCGCTGCGCACGCAGGAGTACAG GGCCTTCGAGACCCAGATGACGCGCCTGGAGGCTGAGTTTGTGCGGCGGGAGGCACCCCCGTCCTATGGGCAGCTCATCGCGCAGGGCCTCATTCCGCCCGTGGAGGACTTTCCCGTCTACAGTGCGTCCCAG CCACCGCCCCACCCTCCAGGCCTCGGTGCTACAGAACCTTCGCACAGCCATGCGGAGACAGATGCGCAGGCACGCCTCCCGCCGAGGGCCCTCCCGCCGCCGCCTCGGCCGCCTCTGGAACCGGCTCTTTCACCGGCCGCGGGCACCGCGGGGACAGATCCCACTGCTGACCGCTGCGCGCACCTCACAGACGGTGCTGGGGGACGGGCTCCTCCAGCCTGCACCGGGGACCACCCCAGATCCCCCAGCACCCCTCACGGACACAGGCAGTCCTGTAGTGGCTGGGGATGGGCCCCCCAGTGTCCCAGGCCATGCATCAGAGGCGGGATCTGCTGTGCCGCCCCCCTCGGGCCTGCGGGACCCAGAGTGCAGGCTGGGGGACAAGGACAGAAAGGCCTGCAGGGACTCTTTGGTGGACAGCCTGGCCCCTGCCGAAGCGCCTCGGGAGCCCTGCTCGGCCCAGGACCCTCACCCCCTGGCTCCCACTGCCAGTAG